A stretch of DNA from Excalfactoria chinensis isolate bCotChi1 chromosome 19, bCotChi1.hap2, whole genome shotgun sequence:
AGCTCTGCGTCACCTGTAAACATCAGTGGTGTTGTAGTAGCAAGAGAAATCACCACCAGCCCAGCAATATTAGAGATGAGTCCTATCTCTGCCACCCAGGTGTcctccaggcagagctgcagcagccgcAGCCCCCCCAGGCTGCTCAGATACGCCAGGTAGATGGCAGCTGAGCCGTACCCAATGAGATCAGAGGCCCAGCAGAGCGGGGAGCCAAGTTCATACAAAACATAGAGGTCCTTGGTTCCGAAATGGACAgtgacaagaagaaagaaagccaaGGAGTAGAGCGCAAGCTTCCTCCTGGAGCTCAGGTTTTCCGGGGCTGTGTACAGCTTGTAGACAGCCTTGTAATGTTGGAGGGTCAACAGCTTGGCCGCTCTCCTCTCCTTCACCGTTTCCTGCAGACATAAAGCAGCATAGAGGGCAGCAGCGAGGCTGGCGGTGAGCACCAGCCAGAAGGGGTTGATGTAACCTTCAGCTTTACGCCATTGGCCACCACCAATGCTGGCCACCATGCCTGCTATGCCAAGGCAGGCCTCGAGGACGGCCACGCGGAAGGTACGCGTGCGTCGGTCGCTGCTATCGGCTATGGAGGCGAAGCAGGCAGCCAGGATCAGGTTGTAGTCCCCCAGGAGACCGCTGATGATGCGCCCCAGGAGCAGGTAAGCGACGTGCAGCCGCAGGTACATGACGAGGAGGTATATGGCTGTCTGCACCGCCATGCCCATCGCCGGCAGCACCAACACCGGCCGCCGGCCCACGCTGTCACTCCACGGCCCGAAGAGCGTCACCGAGAAGAGCCCCACGAAGAAACCCCCCAGATTGATGTACAGGTTCCAATGGGCGACCAACGCTTCCACCTCCTGAAAGAGAAACGC
This window harbors:
- the SLC46A1 gene encoding proton-coupled folate transporter, producing MAAPSEPPTASTPPASPPPARRCLPAPSVEPLLFLATLALGLQGPLTTQYLWDRLGAERGYVGPNGSSPDGCGNGSEAVEPLREEVEALVAHWNLYINLGGFFVGLFSVTLFGPWSDSVGRRPVLVLPAMGMAVQTAIYLLVMYLRLHVAYLLLGRIISGLLGDYNLILAACFASIADSSDRRTRTFRVAVLEACLGIAGMVASIGGGQWRKAEGYINPFWLVLTASLAAALYAALCLQETVKERRAAKLLTLQHYKAVYKLYTAPENLSSRRKLALYSLAFFLLVTVHFGTKDLYVLYELGSPLCWASDLIGYGSAAIYLAYLSSLGGLRLLQLCLEDTWVAEIGLISNIAGLVVISLATTTPLMFTGYGIMFLSMAATPVIRAKLSKLVGETEQGALFASVACVEGLCSLVATGVFNSLYPSTLHFMRGFPFLFGAIVLLIPAAIMGWIEIQDSNLQYSHFSDASSSPADG